From the genome of Bosea sp. Tri-49, one region includes:
- a CDS encoding autotransporter domain-containing protein: MISVITTANSGTSRTRLASRLLAGTALVLLLSAGQALANGGRGGDRSSAQPGSGGAGGIDNPTGAGGAGARGQIAPGGNAGGGGGGAGAVTGGTGGLAGDGNPSEGRGGDGGVHGAVGAALPVGANTGSNGGDGTSGYFYSGGGGGAGGFGAVVTGAGATGAIAGTLTGGNGGHGGGSFYGFGGGGGSGGIGLLFTDGSAAQTLFIDGTIQGGKGGNGGSYVSDGTGAAGAAGVGGAGLVFTNGGATTTLTVNGTIRGGDGGRGGSNLPASFGRTPNPGEEANGVGAAGGDAIIGADLIITNNGTIEGGLSGDGTTRAAAIHFTGGSNKLTIGSASATINGGIVIDTGTLTFDQTIAATISSVVSGAGSVVKEGSGTLTLTGENTYTGGTTISDGAISISAEGNLGATSGTLTLDGGMLKVTGTTLTGLTRNIVLGSTGGGFDIADAGNTFTVTQSFSGLGGFTKAGAGTLVLSGANTYTGTTTVSNGILRAGQVGAFSAGSTVMIISGATLDLAGFDQTIGSLAGAGAVTLGAGTLTAGGNNASTAFSGTISGTGGLTKTGTGRLVLSGTNTYSGATTVSAGTLGISGSGAMSAASDYTIAAGALLGLNDTLGTVTAGSIAGAGQIEIESRSTLETGATNASTTFTGMISGDGSIRKVGTGTLTLTQENTYSGGTTIAGGAISIDREVNLGAFAGALTLDGGVLQVTGTTLNGLTRSIVLGSNGGGFDIVEAGNSFIVNQSLTGTGALSKAGAGTLLLKGTSSYSGATTVSGGTLRAGVAGAFSSSSAFTVASGARLDLAGFNQSIGSLAGAGTVTLGSGTLTAGSDNSSTSFSGSITGTGGVTKTGTGTLTLTGANTYNGATKVSGGKLVVNGSLASSVTLDGGSLGGSGTIGGVSVASGGTVAPGNSIGTLTVSGNVAFATGSTYQVEINAAGQSDRIVATGIATLSGGTVQVLADAGNYAAATSYTILTATGGVSGRFSTVTSNLAFLTPSLGYDSRNVTLTMTRNDTGFGPGDGGSSGGGSGGTSGGGDTNTGGGGTSDGGSSGGGGTSGGSQRPYVASTRNQGFIAVAAERLGVGNPVYDALLSSTVAEARAGFDLLSGEAHAQAVSVMIDESRLVRDTILSRLRGPLLTQQGGQVAAAFSADLPGRKGAVLMAAPVPQPRYALWGEAFGSAGNSDADGNAASLSRRSGGALLGADVMLYDTPGSSLRVGVAGGYSQSRFDLDARFSTGKLESGHAALYAGARFGNLRLDAGLAYSWSESDIRRQVQIRGFGDSLRLQRPGAVAQGFAELGYGFAFNGFALEPFAQLALIRVSTDAGTEQGGAAALRVLSSDQTLGFTTLGLRAEAQLGTMPLFARAMLGWRHGFGELTPQAKTAFALGTTPARVFAAQIDREAVVAEAGLDWRISSATALGLTYSAAVGDRSRDHALKGRVEMKF, from the coding sequence ATGATATCCGTCATCACTACTGCGAACAGCGGAACATCTCGCACGCGGCTCGCCTCGCGCCTGCTCGCGGGCACGGCGCTCGTGCTGCTCCTGTCCGCCGGGCAGGCGCTCGCTAATGGTGGGCGCGGCGGCGACCGAAGCAGCGCGCAACCCGGCTCCGGCGGCGCGGGCGGCATCGACAACCCGACGGGTGCCGGTGGTGCGGGCGCCAGGGGGCAAATAGCGCCAGGAGGCAACGCGGGCGGTGGCGGCGGTGGCGCCGGCGCTGTTACCGGCGGAACTGGCGGGCTCGCTGGCGATGGCAACCCCAGCGAGGGCCGAGGCGGCGATGGCGGCGTGCATGGCGCCGTCGGCGCGGCCCTGCCGGTCGGTGCCAATACCGGCAGCAATGGCGGCGACGGTACCTCCGGCTATTTCTACTCGGGCGGCGGCGGTGGCGCGGGCGGCTTTGGTGCCGTGGTCACGGGCGCGGGTGCGACGGGAGCGATCGCCGGCACGCTCACCGGCGGCAATGGCGGCCATGGCGGTGGTAGCTTTTATGGCTTCGGCGGCGGAGGCGGTTCCGGCGGCATCGGCCTGCTCTTCACCGATGGCAGTGCCGCGCAGACCCTGTTCATCGATGGCACGATCCAGGGCGGCAAGGGCGGAAACGGCGGCTCGTATGTGTCGGATGGCACTGGCGCCGCCGGCGCGGCCGGCGTTGGCGGCGCCGGCCTGGTCTTCACCAATGGCGGCGCGACGACGACGCTGACCGTCAACGGCACGATCCGCGGTGGCGATGGCGGGCGCGGCGGCTCGAATTTGCCGGCTTCTTTTGGTCGTACCCCTAATCCAGGCGAAGAGGCGAACGGCGTCGGCGCTGCCGGCGGCGATGCCATCATCGGCGCCGACCTGATCATCACCAATAACGGCACGATCGAGGGCGGCCTCTCGGGCGACGGCACGACGCGCGCCGCGGCGATCCATTTCACCGGTGGCAGCAACAAGCTCACCATCGGCTCCGCCTCGGCCACCATCAATGGCGGCATCGTCATCGACACCGGCACGCTGACCTTCGACCAGACGATCGCCGCGACGATCAGCAGCGTAGTCAGCGGCGCCGGCAGCGTGGTCAAGGAGGGCTCGGGCACGCTGACCTTAACCGGCGAAAACACCTATACCGGGGGGACGACGATCTCGGACGGGGCGATCAGCATCAGCGCCGAGGGCAATCTCGGCGCGACCTCCGGCACGCTGACGCTGGACGGCGGCATGCTGAAGGTGACCGGCACGACGCTGACCGGGCTGACGCGCAACATCGTCCTCGGCAGCACTGGCGGCGGCTTCGATATTGCCGACGCCGGCAATACCTTCACGGTGACGCAATCCTTCTCCGGCTTGGGCGGATTCACCAAGGCCGGCGCGGGCACGCTCGTCCTGTCCGGCGCCAACACCTATACCGGCACGACGACGGTCTCGAACGGCATCCTGCGGGCCGGGCAGGTGGGCGCCTTCTCGGCGGGCTCCACGGTCATGATCATCTCGGGCGCAACGCTCGACCTGGCCGGCTTTGACCAGACGATCGGCTCGCTCGCCGGCGCCGGCGCCGTCACGCTCGGTGCTGGCACGCTGACCGCGGGCGGCAACAATGCTTCGACGGCGTTCTCCGGCACGATCTCGGGCACGGGCGGGCTGACCAAGACCGGCACCGGCCGGCTCGTGCTCTCGGGCACGAACACCTATTCGGGCGCGACCACGGTGTCGGCTGGGACGCTCGGCATCAGCGGTTCCGGCGCCATGTCGGCGGCGTCGGACTACACCATCGCGGCCGGCGCGCTGCTCGGCCTCAACGATACGCTCGGCACAGTAACTGCGGGCTCGATCGCCGGTGCCGGCCAGATCGAGATCGAGAGCCGCTCGACGCTGGAGACGGGCGCGACCAACGCCTCGACGACGTTCACCGGCATGATCTCTGGCGATGGCAGCATCAGGAAGGTCGGCACTGGCACGCTGACGCTGACGCAGGAGAACACTTACTCGGGCGGCACGACGATCGCGGGCGGGGCGATCAGCATCGACCGGGAGGTCAATCTCGGCGCGTTCGCCGGCGCGTTGACGCTGGATGGCGGCGTGCTGCAGGTGACCGGCACGACGCTGAACGGGCTGACCCGCAGCATTGTCCTCGGCAGCAATGGCGGCGGCTTCGACATTGTCGAGGCCGGCAACAGCTTCATCGTGAACCAGTCGCTGACGGGCACGGGCGCGCTCTCGAAGGCCGGCGCCGGCACACTGCTGCTCAAGGGCACGAGCAGCTATTCCGGTGCGACCACGGTCTCGGGCGGCACCTTGCGGGCCGGCGTTGCCGGGGCGTTCTCGTCGAGCTCGGCGTTCACGGTGGCGAGCGGCGCGCGGCTCGACCTCGCCGGCTTCAATCAGAGCATCGGCTCGCTCGCCGGCGCCGGCACGGTCACGCTGGGCAGCGGCACGTTGACGGCCGGCTCCGACAACAGCTCGACCAGCTTCTCGGGATCGATCACCGGCACGGGCGGGGTCACCAAGACCGGCACCGGCACGCTGACCCTGACCGGTGCGAACACCTATAATGGCGCGACCAAGGTCTCGGGCGGCAAGCTCGTCGTGAACGGCTCGCTGGCGAGCAGCGTCACACTCGACGGCGGCTCGCTCGGCGGCTCGGGCACGATCGGCGGGGTGAGCGTCGCGAGCGGCGGCACCGTCGCTCCGGGCAACTCGATCGGCACGCTGACCGTCTCCGGCAATGTCGCCTTCGCGACGGGCTCGACCTATCAGGTCGAGATCAACGCCGCTGGCCAGAGCGACCGGATCGTGGCGACGGGGATCGCGACGCTGTCCGGCGGCACGGTCCAGGTCCTGGCCGACGCCGGCAACTATGCGGCGGCGACGAGCTACACTATCCTGACCGCCACGGGCGGGGTCAGCGGCCGGTTCAGCACAGTCACCTCGAACCTCGCCTTCCTGACGCCGTCGCTGGGCTATGACAGCCGCAACGTCACCCTGACCATGACGCGCAACGATACCGGCTTCGGCCCGGGCGATGGCGGCAGTTCCGGTGGTGGCAGCGGTGGCACGAGCGGCGGCGGCGACACGAACACCGGTGGTGGCGGCACGTCCGATGGTGGGAGCTCGGGCGGCGGCGGAACCTCAGGCGGGTCGCAGCGCCCCTATGTCGCTTCGACCCGCAATCAGGGCTTCATCGCAGTGGCGGCCGAGCGGCTCGGCGTCGGCAATCCGGTCTACGACGCGCTGCTCTCTAGCACGGTGGCCGAGGCCCGCGCCGGCTTTGATCTGCTCTCGGGCGAAGCGCATGCGCAGGCCGTCAGCGTCATGATCGACGAGAGCCGGCTGGTGCGCGACACCATCCTCAGCCGCCTGCGCGGGCCGCTGCTGACGCAACAGGGCGGCCAGGTCGCGGCCGCCTTCAGCGCCGACCTGCCCGGCCGCAAGGGCGCGGTGCTGATGGCCGCTCCGGTCCCGCAGCCGCGCTATGCCCTCTGGGGCGAGGCCTTTGGCAGCGCCGGCAACAGCGACGCCGACGGCAATGCCGCGAGCCTGTCCCGCCGCAGCGGTGGGGCGCTGCTCGGCGCCGATGTGATGCTCTACGACACTCCCGGCTCGTCGCTCAGGGTCGGCGTCGCCGGTGGCTACAGCCAGTCGCGCTTCGACCTCGATGCCCGCTTCTCCACCGGCAAGCTCGAGAGCGGCCATGCCGCGCTCTATGCCGGCGCCCGCTTCGGCAATCTGCGTCTGGATGCGGGCCTGGCCTATAGCTGGAGCGAGAGCGACATCCGCCGCCAGGTTCAGATCCGTGGCTTCGGCGACAGCCTGCGGCTGCAGCGCCCGGGCGCGGTGGCGCAAGGTTTTGCCGAACTCGGCTATGGCTTCGCCTTCAATGGTTTCGCGCTCGAACCCTTCGCCCAGCTCGCCTTGATCCGGGTCAGCACCGACGCCGGCACCGAGCAGGGCGGCGCCGCGGCGCTGCGCGTCCTCTCCAGCGACCAGACCCTCGGCTTCACCACGCTCGGCCTGCGCGCCGAGGCGCAGCTCGGGACGATGCCGCTCTTCGCCCGCGCCATGCTCGGCTGGCGCCACGGCTTTGGCGAGCTCACCCCGCAGGCAAAGACCGCCTTCGCCCTCGGCACCACCCCGGCCCGCGTGTTCGCGGCTCAAATCGATCGCGAGGCTGTTGTCGCCGAAGCCGGGCTCGACTGGCGCATCTCATCTGCCACCGCACTGGGCCTGACCTACTCGGCAGCAGTGGGCGACCGCTCCCGCGATCACGCCCTCAAGGGCAGGGTCGAAATGAAGTTCTGA
- a CDS encoding ABC transporter ATP-binding protein, translating into MLKRFFAYYRPHRGLFLLDFGCAVISGLLELGFPIAVKLFVDQLLPSGNWSLIVIASLGLLAIYLVNAVLMVVVTYWGHMLGINIETEMRRKAFDHLQKLSFGWFDNQKTGHLVGRLTKDLEEIGEVAHHGPEDLFIAVMTFIGAFALMLSVHPQLALITATIVPLIAWLTSRYGSRMTANWQKLFGSVGSFNARIEENVGGIRVVQAFANEEHERSLFAVDNQRYRRTKLDAYRLMAASTSLSYFGMRLTQMAVMIAGAYYVLIGDLSAGGFVGFLLLVTVFFRPIEKINSVIETYPKGIAGFRRYTDFLDTRPDIADLPGAITVSGLKGDIAYENVSFGYTADRKILKGIDLTIRAGETIAFVGPSGAGKTTICSLLPRFYDVEGGRITIDGIDIRQMTLASLRGQIGIVQQDVFLFAGTLRENIAYGKLTASEEEIIEAARRARLDEMIARLPDGLDTVIGERGVKLSGGQKQRLAIARMFLKNPPILILDEATSALDTETERAIQASLAELSKGRTTLVIAHRLATIQDADRIIVIDESGVAEQGRHQELVQRAGIYRRLHEAQYGGRAS; encoded by the coding sequence ATGCTCAAGCGCTTCTTCGCCTATTACCGCCCCCATCGCGGGCTGTTCCTGCTCGATTTCGGCTGCGCCGTGATCTCCGGCCTGCTCGAGCTCGGTTTCCCGATCGCGGTGAAGCTCTTCGTCGACCAGTTGCTGCCGAGCGGGAACTGGAGCCTGATCGTCATCGCCTCGCTCGGCCTGCTAGCAATCTATCTGGTCAATGCCGTACTAATGGTGGTGGTGACCTATTGGGGTCACATGCTCGGCATCAATATCGAGACCGAGATGCGCCGCAAGGCGTTCGACCATCTGCAAAAACTCTCTTTCGGCTGGTTCGACAACCAGAAGACCGGCCATCTCGTCGGACGACTGACCAAGGACCTGGAAGAGATCGGCGAGGTCGCCCATCACGGGCCGGAGGATTTGTTCATCGCGGTGATGACCTTCATCGGCGCCTTTGCGCTGATGCTGAGCGTGCATCCGCAGCTCGCCCTGATCACCGCGACGATCGTGCCGCTGATCGCCTGGCTGACCAGCCGCTATGGCAGCCGGATGACGGCGAACTGGCAGAAGCTGTTCGGCAGCGTCGGCTCGTTCAACGCAAGGATCGAGGAGAATGTCGGCGGCATCCGCGTCGTCCAGGCCTTCGCCAACGAGGAGCATGAGCGCAGCCTGTTCGCGGTCGACAACCAGCGCTATCGCCGCACCAAGCTCGACGCCTACAGGCTGATGGCGGCCTCGACCTCGCTCAGCTATTTCGGCATGCGGCTGACTCAGATGGCGGTGATGATCGCCGGCGCCTATTACGTGCTGATCGGCGACCTCAGCGCCGGCGGCTTCGTCGGCTTCTTGCTGCTGGTCACGGTGTTCTTCCGGCCGATCGAGAAGATCAACTCGGTGATCGAGACCTACCCGAAGGGGATCGCCGGCTTCCGGCGCTATACCGATTTCCTCGACACGCGGCCGGATATCGCCGACCTGCCCGGCGCCATCACCGTCTCCGGCCTCAAGGGCGACATCGCCTATGAGAACGTCAGCTTCGGCTATACGGCCGACCGCAAGATCCTGAAGGGGATCGACCTTACGATCCGCGCCGGTGAGACCATCGCCTTCGTCGGCCCGTCAGGCGCCGGCAAGACGACGATCTGCTCGCTCCTGCCGCGCTTCTACGATGTCGAAGGCGGGCGCATCACCATCGACGGCATCGATATCCGCCAGATGACGCTGGCCTCGCTGCGCGGACAGATCGGCATCGTGCAGCAGGACGTCTTCCTCTTCGCCGGCACGCTTCGCGAGAACATCGCCTATGGCAAGCTGACCGCGAGCGAGGAGGAGATCATCGAGGCCGCCAGGCGCGCCCGACTCGACGAGATGATCGCGCGGCTGCCTGACGGCCTCGACACGGTGATCGGCGAGCGCGGTGTCAAGCTCTCAGGCGGGCAGAAGCAGCGCCTCGCCATCGCCCGCATGTTCCTGAAGAACCCGCCGATCCTGATCTTGGACGAAGCGACCTCGGCGCTCGACACCGAGACCGAGCGCGCGATCCAGGCTTCCCTTGCCGAACTGTCCAAGGGCCGGACCACGCTGGTGATCGCGCATCGCCTCGCGACGATCCAGGACGCCGACCGCATCATCGTCATCGACGAGAGCGGCGTCGCCGAGCAGGGCCGGCATCAGGAACTGGTGCAGCGAGCGGGCATCTACCGGCGCCTGCACGAGGCACAGTATGGCGGGCGGGCGAGCTGA
- a CDS encoding nuclear transport factor 2 family protein has product MNADVGGPSAMELLERMFAVELRFLQQDEADLGLLATAFHPDVVVHEPASLPYAGDWRGLDGIGHLFRTMRDTWSDLSVDGLQAAKTGDTVFMTCSLHLTARGSGRTITQPFAEMLRFEGGRLIEGTPFYYDTAAIAAALA; this is encoded by the coding sequence ATGAATGCAGATGTCGGCGGTCCGTCCGCCATGGAGCTGCTCGAACGCATGTTCGCGGTCGAGCTGCGCTTCCTGCAGCAGGACGAGGCCGATCTTGGCCTGCTCGCGACCGCCTTCCATCCCGATGTCGTCGTGCACGAGCCGGCCTCGCTGCCTTATGCCGGTGATTGGCGCGGGCTCGACGGGATCGGCCACCTATTCCGGACGATGCGCGACACATGGAGCGATCTCTCGGTCGATGGCCTGCAGGCGGCGAAGACCGGCGATACCGTCTTCATGACCTGCAGCCTGCACCTCACGGCCCGAGGCAGTGGCAGGACGATCACGCAGCCTTTCGCGGAAATGCTGCGCTTCGAGGGCGGGCGCCTGATCGAGGGCACGCCGTTCTACTACGATACGGCGGCGATCGCGGCGGCGCTGGCCTGA
- the leuB gene encoding 3-isopropylmalate dehydrogenase, whose product MANHKLLLLPGDGIGPEVMGQVEKIVSWFEKQGLGSFSLERGLVGGVAYDAHKQAISEGDMKLAQDADAVLFGAVGGPKWADVPYQHRPEAGLLRLRKDLGLFANLRPAICYPALASASSLKPEVVEGLDILIVRELTGGVYFGEPKEIVTLEDGSKRGVDTQLYTTGEIERICAVAFELARTRRNKVSSAEKHNVMKTGVLWKQTVTAQHARDYKDVELEHVLADNCAMQLVRWPKQYDVIVTDNLFGDILSDVAAMLTGSLGMLPSASLGAEDPATGKRKALYEPVHGSAPDIAGKGLANPIAMIGSFAMALRYSFGAGEAADRLEGAIADVLGAGTRTKDIAAPGANAVSTTEMGDAIVKALEARG is encoded by the coding sequence ATGGCGAACCACAAGCTCCTGCTGCTCCCCGGCGACGGCATCGGCCCCGAGGTGATGGGGCAGGTCGAGAAGATCGTCTCCTGGTTCGAGAAGCAGGGCCTCGGCTCGTTCTCGCTCGAGCGCGGCCTCGTCGGCGGCGTCGCCTATGACGCCCACAAGCAGGCGATCTCGGAAGGCGACATGAAGCTCGCCCAGGACGCCGACGCCGTGCTCTTCGGCGCGGTCGGCGGTCCGAAATGGGCCGATGTGCCCTATCAGCACCGTCCCGAGGCCGGCCTGCTGCGCCTGCGCAAGGATCTCGGCCTGTTCGCCAACTTGCGTCCGGCGATCTGCTATCCGGCGCTGGCCTCGGCCTCGTCGCTGAAGCCCGAAGTGGTCGAGGGGCTCGACATCCTGATCGTGCGCGAGCTCACCGGCGGCGTCTATTTCGGCGAGCCCAAGGAGATCGTCACGCTGGAGGACGGCTCCAAGCGCGGCGTCGACACGCAGCTCTACACGACGGGTGAGATCGAGCGCATCTGCGCCGTCGCTTTCGAGCTGGCGCGCACCCGCCGCAACAAGGTCTCCTCGGCCGAGAAGCACAACGTCATGAAGACCGGCGTGCTCTGGAAGCAGACCGTTACCGCCCAGCACGCCAGGGACTACAAGGACGTCGAGCTCGAGCATGTCCTCGCCGACAACTGCGCCATGCAGCTGGTGCGCTGGCCCAAGCAATACGATGTCATCGTCACCGACAACCTGTTCGGCGACATCCTCTCCGACGTTGCGGCGATGCTGACCGGCTCGCTCGGCATGCTGCCCTCTGCCTCGCTCGGCGCCGAGGACCCGGCCACCGGCAAGCGCAAGGCGCTCTACGAGCCCGTGCATGGCTCGGCCCCGGACATCGCCGGCAAGGGTCTCGCCAACCCGATCGCGATGATCGGCTCCTTCGCCATGGCGCTGCGCTATTCTTTCGGCGCCGGCGAAGCGGCTGACCGGCTCGAAGGCGCGATCGCCGACGTGCTCGGCGCCGGCACCCGCACCAAGGACATCGCCGCGCCCGGCGCCAACGCCGTCTCGACCACCGAGATGGGCGACGCCATCGTCAAGGCGCTCGAAGCCCGCGGCTGA
- a CDS encoding lytic murein transglycosylase, which yields MRALILALPLVLAAATAARADFDSCVAGLRSAAAAKGVSGATFDRAMSGVTPDMKVIEAMNNQPEFKTPIWDYLGTLVDDEKVAEGRSMMRQHASTLAAAEQRFGVDRHTIAAVWGVESDFGKARGKMPLVQALSTGACLAPRRNAFFKGELIATLQIIERGDVRADRLFGSWAGAFGHTQFIPSTYLRLAVDGDGDGRRDLVDSIPDALHSTANFMAKAGWVTGAGWGYEVRVPGGYSGPTGRNPKQPVSSWAARGVVKFDGSALSGSGNAGLLMPAGRNGPAFLVFKNYDAAYSYNGADSYALAISLLSDRLRGRPGVQGDWPTDDLPLSREQRRELQRLLTQRGYNVGEPDGAVGALTRAAIKEIESKIGMPQTGRPGEKVLRALKGGRV from the coding sequence ATGCGCGCATTGATCCTGGCCTTGCCTCTCGTCCTCGCAGCCGCGACCGCGGCCCGGGCCGATTTCGACTCCTGCGTCGCCGGCCTGCGTTCGGCCGCGGCAGCGAAGGGCGTCTCCGGCGCCACCTTCGATCGCGCCATGTCGGGCGTCACGCCCGACATGAAGGTGATCGAGGCGATGAACAACCAGCCCGAATTCAAGACGCCGATCTGGGATTATCTCGGCACGCTGGTCGACGACGAGAAGGTCGCGGAAGGGCGCTCGATGATGCGCCAGCACGCCTCGACGCTGGCCGCCGCCGAACAGCGCTTCGGCGTCGACCGCCATACCATCGCGGCGGTCTGGGGCGTTGAGAGCGATTTCGGTAAGGCGCGGGGCAAGATGCCGCTGGTCCAGGCACTCTCCACCGGCGCCTGTCTGGCGCCGCGCCGCAACGCCTTCTTCAAGGGCGAGTTGATCGCCACCCTTCAGATCATCGAGCGCGGCGACGTCCGAGCCGACCGGCTGTTCGGCTCCTGGGCCGGCGCCTTCGGCCATACCCAGTTCATCCCCTCGACCTATCTGCGGCTTGCGGTCGACGGCGACGGCGACGGCCGGCGCGATCTCGTCGATTCGATCCCCGATGCGTTGCATTCGACCGCCAATTTCATGGCCAAGGCCGGCTGGGTCACCGGCGCAGGCTGGGGCTACGAGGTCCGTGTGCCCGGTGGCTATTCCGGCCCGACCGGGCGCAACCCGAAGCAGCCGGTCTCGTCCTGGGCGGCGCGCGGCGTCGTCAAGTTCGACGGCTCGGCGCTCTCCGGCTCCGGCAATGCTGGGCTCTTGATGCCGGCCGGCCGCAATGGTCCGGCCTTCCTTGTCTTCAAGAACTACGACGCCGCCTACAGCTACAACGGCGCCGATTCCTACGCCCTCGCCATCTCGCTGCTCTCCGACCGCCTGCGCGGCCGGCCGGGCGTGCAGGGCGACTGGCCGACCGACGACTTGCCGCTCTCGCGCGAGCAGCGCCGCGAATTGCAGCGTCTGCTGACGCAGCGCGGCTACAATGTCGGCGAGCCCGATGGCGCCGTCGGCGCGCTGACGCGCGCCGCGATCAAGGAAATCGAGAGCAAGATCGGCATGCCGCAGACCGGGCGGCCGGGCGAGAAGGTCCTGCGCGCGCTGAAGGGCGGGCGCGTCTGA
- a CDS encoding SemiSWEET family sugar transporter: protein MSTAATEALGFCAALLTTFCWLPQAWQTIKTRDTSGISLWTQALFATGIVLWLLYGVLIASWPLIGANTVTLALVLVILTMKLRYG, encoded by the coding sequence ATGTCCACCGCCGCCACCGAAGCGCTCGGCTTCTGCGCCGCCCTGCTCACCACCTTCTGCTGGCTGCCGCAGGCCTGGCAGACGATCAAGACGCGCGACACCAGCGGCATCTCGCTGTGGACGCAGGCGCTGTTCGCCACCGGCATCGTGCTATGGCTGCTCTATGGCGTGCTGATCGCCTCCTGGCCGCTGATCGGCGCCAATACGGTCACGCTGGCGCTCGTCCTGGTTATCCTGACGATGAAGTTGCGCTACGGCTGA
- a CDS encoding DMT family protein produces the protein MPALSTAHLLPIGMLIGSNVFMTFAWYGHLSYKSTAIWLAILASWMIALPEYMLAVPANRIGSAVYSAAELKTMQEVITLCVFAGFSVFWLKEQLTWSHAIGFALIAAGAFFIFHAKA, from the coding sequence ATGCCAGCTCTCAGCACCGCCCATCTCTTGCCGATCGGCATGCTGATCGGCTCGAACGTGTTCATGACCTTCGCCTGGTATGGCCACCTCTCCTACAAGAGCACGGCGATCTGGCTGGCGATCCTGGCGAGTTGGATGATCGCCCTGCCGGAATACATGCTCGCCGTGCCGGCCAACCGCATCGGCTCCGCCGTCTATTCGGCGGCCGAGCTGAAGACGATGCAGGAGGTGATCACGCTCTGCGTCTTCGCCGGCTTCTCGGTGTTCTGGCTGAAGGAGCAGCTGACCTGGAGCCATGCGATCGGCTTTGCGCTGATCGCGGCCGGCGCGTTCTTCATCTTCCACGCCAAGGCCTGA